The Haemorhous mexicanus isolate bHaeMex1 chromosome 5, bHaeMex1.pri, whole genome shotgun sequence genome contains a region encoding:
- the XPOT gene encoding exportin-T yields the protein MDEQALLGLNPNADADFRQRALAYFEQLKISQDAWQVCAEALAQSIYSDDHIKFFCFQVLEHQVKFKYSELTEVQQQLIRETLITWLQAQMLNPQPEKTFIRNKAAQVFALLFVTEYLTKWPKFFFDILSVVDLNPRGVDMYLRILMAVDAELVDRDVVHTSEEARRNTLLKDTMREQCIPSLVESWYQILQNYQYNNSELTCQCLEVVGAYVSWIDLSLIANERFINMLLGHMSVEVLREEACDCLFEIVNKGMDPIDKTKLVESLCQVLQSAGLFSIDQEDDVDFLARFSKLVNGMGQALIASWTKLIKNGDMKSAQDTLQAIEAKVALMLQLLIHEDDDISSNIIGFCYDYLHILKQLSALSDQQKANVEAIMLAVMKKLTYDEEYNFENEGEDEAMFVEYRKQLKLLLDRLAQVSPELLLASVRRVFNTTLQNWQTTRFMEVEVAIRLLYMLAEALPVSHGAHFSGDVTKATALQDMMRTLVTSGVSAYQHTSVTLEFFETVVRYEKFFAVEPQHIPTVLMAFLDHRGLRHTSPKVRSRTAYLFSRFVKSLNKQMNPFIEDVLNRIQDLMELSPPENGYQALLSSDDQLFIYETAGVLIVNSEYSAERKQVLMRNLLTPLMEKFKVLLEKLMMAQDEDRQMALADCLNHAVGFASRTSKAFSNKQTVKQCGCSEVYLDCLQTFLPALSCPLQKEVLRSGVRTFLHRMIICLEEEVLPFIPSASEHMLKDCEAKDLQEFIPLINQITAKFKTQVSPFLQQMFMPLLHAIFEVLLLPAEENDQSAALEKQMLRRSYFAFLQTVTGSGMSEVIANQGAENVERVLFTVIQGAVDYPDPIAQKTCFIILSKLVELWGGKDGPVGFADFVYKHIVPACFLAPLKQTFDLADAQTVLALSECAVTLKTIHLKRGPECIQYLQQEYLPSLQVAPEIIQEFCQALQQPDAKVFKNYLKVFFQRAKP from the exons ATGGATGAACAAGCCCTTTTAGGGCTCAACCCAAATGCTGATGCAGACTTCAGACAACGA GCGCTAGCCTACTTTGAGCAGCTGAAGATATCTCAGGATGCTTGGCAAGTCTGTGCAGAAGCATTAGCTCAGAGTATATACAG tgATGATCACATAAAGTTCTTCTGCTTTCAAGTTCTGGAACATCAAGTTAAGTTCAA ataCTCTGAACTTACTGAAGTCCAGCAGCAGCTAATTAGGGAAACACTCATAACATGGCTGCAAGCACAG ATGCTGAACCCCCAGCCTGAGAAGACTTTTATTCGCAACAAAGCAGCACAAGTCTTTGCATTGCTTTTTGTTACTGAATATCTCACAAAATGGCCCAAGTTTTTTTTTGACATTCTGTCAGTAGTTGACCTTAATCCACGAGGTGTGGATATGTACCTCAGAATCCTGATGGCTGTCGATGCTGAGCTGGTGGACAGGGACGTTGTTCATACATCAGAG GAGGCTCGTAGGAACACCTTATTAAAAGATACTATGAGGGAACAGTGCATTCCAAGTTTGGTGGAGTCGTGGTACCAAATCTTACAAAATTATCAATATAATAACTCAGAGTTGACATGCCAGTGCCTTGAAGTAGTTGGAGCTTATGTATCCTGGATAGATTTGAGCCTGATAGCCAATGAAAG gtTTATAAATATGCTGCTAGGTCACATGTCTGTGGAAGTTCTCCGGGAAGAAGCCTGTGATTGTTTGTTTGAAATTGTAAATAAGGGAATGGACCCAATTGATAAAACAAAACTGGTTGAGTCTTTATGTCAAGTATTGCAGTCTGCTGGCCTCTTCAGTATTGATCAG GAAGATGATGTCGATTTTCTGGCCAGATTTTCTAAGCTGGTCAATGGGATGGGGCAAGCATTAATAGCTAGTTGGACTAAACTGATAAAAAATGGTGATATGAAGAGTGCTCAAGACACTCTGCAAGCTATTGAAGCAAAAGTGGCCCTGATGTTGCAACTTCTAATTCATGAAGATGATGACATCTCTTCTAACATCATTGGCTTTTGTTACGACTACCTTCACATCCTGAAACAA ctttcTGCACTTTCAGACCAACAAAAAGCTAATGTAGAG GCAATTATGTTAGCTGTTATGAAGAAGTTGACATATGATgaagaatataattttgaaaatgag GGTGAAGATGAAGCAATGTTTGTGGAGTACAGAAAACAGTTGAAACTGTTGCTGGACAGACTTGCTCAGGTTTCACCAGAATTACTGTTGGCATCCGTCCGCAGAGTTTTTAACACTACACTTCA GAACTGGCAGACTACACGATTTATGGAAGTAGAAGTGGCAATAAGGCTGCTGTATATGTTGGCTGAGGCTCTTCCTGTATCTCATGGTGCTCATTTCTCTGGTGATGTTACTAAAGCTACAGCTTTACAAGACATGATGAGAACG CTGGTGACTTCTGGTGTTAGTGCCTATCAACACACATCAGTGACCCTGGAATTTTTTGAAACAGTGGTTAGATATGAAAAATTCTTTGCTGTTGAACCTCAGCACATTCCAACTGTACTA ATGGCATTTTTAGATCACCGTGGTCTTCGTCATACAAGTCCCAAAGTACGGAGTCGAACAGCTTACCTCTTTTCCAGATTTGTCAAGTCTCTTAA TAAGCAAATGAATCCCTTCATTGAAGATGTTCTGAATAGAATACAAGACTTGATGGAACTTTCTCCTCCT GAAAATGGCTACCAGGCGCTGTTAAGCAGTGATGATCAACTTTTCATTTATGAAACAGCTGGAGTGTTAATAGTTAATAGTGAATActctgcagaaagaaaacaggttCTGATGAGGAATTTGTTGACTCCACTGATGGAGAAGTTCAAAGTATTGTTAGAAAAACTGATGATGGCACAAGATGAGGACAGACAGATGGCACTGGCTGACTGCCTCAATCATGCTGTTGGGTTTGCTAG CCGGACCAGCAAGGCTTTCAGCAATAAGCAAACTGTAAAGCAGTGTGGATGCTCAGAGGTTTATCTGGACTGCTTACAAACGTTTCTGCCAGCTCTCAGTTGTCCATTACAAAAAGAAGTTCTGAGAAGTGGTGTCCGCACTTTCCTTCACCGCATGATTATTTGCCTAGAGGAAGAAGTTCTTCCGTTCATTCCCTCTGCCTCTGAACACATGCTTAAAGATTGTGAAGCAAAAGATCTCCAAGAATTCATTCCTCTTATAAACCAAATAACAGCTAAGTTTAAG ACACAGGTTTCGCCTTTTCTGCAACAGATGTTTATGCCACTACTTCATGCTATTTTTGAGGTGTTGCTCCttccagcagaagaaaatgaccagtctgctgctctagaaaaaCAAATGCTACGGAGGAGTtactttgcttttctgcagaCAGTAACTGGCAGTGGAATGAGTGAAGTCATAGCTAATCAAG GTGCAGAGAATGTGGAACGTGTGTTGTTCACTGTCATTCAAGGAGCGGTGGATTACCCAGATCCTATTGCACAGAAGACttgttttattattctttctaaACTGGTGGAGCTCTGGG gcgGTAAAGATGGACCAGTAGGTTTTGCAGACTTTGTCTACAAGCACATTGTTCCTGCATGTTTCTTAGCACCTTTGAAGCAAACGTTTGACTTAGCAGATGCCCAGACAGTACTG GCTTTATCAGAATGTGCAGTGACGTTAAAAACAATTCATCTCAAAAGG GGTCCTGAGTGCATTCAGTATCTTCAGCAAGAGTATTTGCCTTCTTTGCAAGTTGCTCCTGAGATAATCCAG GAATTCTGTCAAGCACTTCAGCAGCCTGATGctaaagtttttaaaaactacttaaag gtttttttccagcgAGCCAAGCCCTAA
- the RPL18A gene encoding large ribosomal subunit protein eL20, whose protein sequence is MKASGTLREYKVVGRCLPTPKCTTPPLYRMRIFAPNHVVAKSRFWYFVSQLKKMKKSSGEIVYCGQVYEKSPLRVKNFGIWLRYDSRSGTHNMYREYRDLTTAGAVTQCYRDMGARHRARAHSIQIMKVEEIAASKCRRPAVKQFHDSKIKFPLPHRVLRRQHKPRFTTKRPNTFY, encoded by the exons ATGAAGGCGTCGGGCACC CTGCGGGAGTACAAGGTGGTCGGGCGCTGCTTGCCCACGCCGAAATGCACGACCCCTCCTCTGTACCGCATGCGGATCTTCGCTCCGAACCATGTCGTCGCCAAGTCCCGATTCTGGTACTTCGTCTCTCAgctgaagaagatgaagaagtcTTCTGGAGAGATTGTGTACTGTGGACAG GTGTATGAGAAGTCCCCTCTGCGGGTAAAAAATTTTGGTATTTGGTTGCGCTATGATTCTCGTAGTGGAACCCACAACATGTACAGGGAGTACAGAGATTTGACCACTGCGGGTGCTGTCACTCAGTGCT ACCGTGATATGGGAGCCCGTCATCGTGCCCGTGCTCACTCTATCCAGATCATGAAGGTTGAGGAAATTGCTGCCAGCAAGTGCCGCAGACCAGCAGTCAAGCAGTTCCAT GATTCTAAAATCAAGTTCCCGCTGCCACACAGAGTTCTGCGTCGCCAGCACAAACCACGCTTCACCACCAAGAGACCAAATACTTTCTATTAA